The Haloprofundus salinisoli genome includes a region encoding these proteins:
- a CDS encoding arylsulfatase, which translates to MSSQPNILFIVTDQHRGDCIGADPDSPTDADGYPLVHTPNLDSLVSEGAMFTRAYTPSPSCLPARRSLLTGQTPATNGAPGWVETPWEFEHTLPGELRKAGYQTKLVGKIHSVPIRNHVGFESMEQHEALFSHPDDDYTRWLKRESDGRFDELSHGLGRNSWDPRPSHLPEHLHPTNWTTDRALEFLDQRDETRPFFLNLSYVRPHTPFDPPQAYWDMYVDRDTPTPYVGEWAEEVYGEKIPEYPAVDAWVADLSPTIIHRVRAAYYGLITHIDHQLKRVFDKLRVLNELDNTAVVMLSDHGEMLGDHYLWRKTYAYEGSTRVPLLMRFPASSDLPRKRIVDRPVGLEDVMPTLLSLAGAPIPDTVEGGNLIDLLEDPSRDDWREWYHGEHAAGSYDPENAMQYVVDGRHKFVWNPVTGRELLFDLGSDPGEEQDRSNDPAYEKVLGEARSVLVNRLDGRSEEFVTDGELTTTTAVHEAIADPDAVGDADDCQSGD; encoded by the coding sequence ATGTCGAGCCAACCGAATATACTGTTCATCGTCACCGACCAACATCGAGGTGACTGTATTGGAGCCGATCCCGACTCGCCAACCGATGCAGATGGATACCCGCTCGTTCATACGCCGAACCTCGACTCGCTTGTGAGCGAAGGTGCGATGTTCACCCGTGCGTACACGCCCTCTCCGTCGTGTTTGCCCGCCCGACGCAGTCTACTGACCGGCCAGACGCCGGCGACAAACGGTGCGCCTGGATGGGTTGAGACGCCGTGGGAGTTCGAGCACACCCTCCCAGGTGAACTCCGCAAAGCCGGCTACCAAACGAAACTCGTAGGCAAAATCCACTCTGTCCCCATCCGAAACCACGTCGGCTTCGAGAGTATGGAACAGCACGAGGCGCTGTTTTCTCATCCCGACGATGACTACACCCGTTGGCTCAAACGCGAAAGTGACGGTCGGTTTGACGAACTCTCACATGGCCTCGGACGAAATTCGTGGGACCCTCGGCCAAGTCACCTTCCTGAGCATCTTCACCCAACCAACTGGACGACCGATCGTGCGCTTGAATTTCTTGACCAACGCGACGAGACACGGCCATTCTTCCTCAATCTCTCGTATGTTCGTCCGCATACCCCATTTGACCCGCCGCAGGCCTACTGGGATATGTACGTTGACCGCGACACTCCAACGCCGTATGTCGGTGAGTGGGCAGAGGAAGTCTACGGCGAGAAAATCCCTGAGTATCCAGCCGTCGACGCATGGGTCGCTGACCTATCTCCGACAATCATTCACCGCGTCCGAGCGGCATACTATGGGCTTATCACCCACATAGACCACCAGCTAAAACGTGTGTTCGACAAACTCCGGGTACTCAATGAACTCGATAACACTGCAGTGGTGATGCTTTCTGACCACGGGGAGATGCTTGGCGATCACTATCTGTGGCGCAAGACCTACGCATATGAGGGCTCTACACGCGTACCGCTACTGATGCGTTTTCCTGCTTCATCTGACCTTCCTAGAAAGCGCATCGTCGACCGGCCTGTCGGCCTCGAAGACGTCATGCCGACACTTCTCTCGCTAGCGGGCGCTCCCATTCCCGATACCGTCGAGGGAGGGAACCTCATTGATTTGCTCGAAGACCCGTCTCGTGACGACTGGCGTGAGTGGTATCATGGTGAGCACGCCGCTGGTAGCTATGATCCAGAGAACGCGATGCAATACGTAGTCGATGGCCGCCATAAATTCGTCTGGAATCCCGTAACTGGCCGAGAGCTGTTATTTGACCTCGGCAGCGATCCTGGGGAGGAGCAAGACCGCTCAAACGACCCGGCGTACGAAAAGGTTCTCGGGGAGGCACGCAGTGTGCTTGTTAACCGGCTTGATGGCCGATCCGAAGAGTTCGTCACAGACGGCGAGCTCACGACAACGACGGCAGTCCATGAGGCTATCGCTGATCCGGACGCCGTTGGCGATGCAGACGACTGCCAGTCAGGCGATTGA
- a CDS encoding universal stress protein — translation MDRALVVVDSTDTSENLLSEAGTLAAGVDAELVVLSLLTDEELERDLEQLAAIDSVEKTGYGTATVLEAAKNGVKTTVEECLSDIGVRCEVIASLDKDRRAATIVSVADEYDCDHVFIAGKKRSPTGKAVFGDATQGVILNFDGHVTVALE, via the coding sequence ATGGACCGCGCATTGGTAGTCGTCGATTCTACGGATACGAGTGAAAATCTCCTCAGCGAAGCGGGAACGCTGGCTGCTGGAGTAGATGCAGAACTCGTTGTGCTATCGCTTCTCACAGATGAAGAACTCGAACGAGACCTTGAGCAGTTGGCAGCTATTGACTCAGTCGAAAAAACGGGATATGGGACTGCAACCGTCCTTGAGGCCGCGAAGAATGGAGTCAAGACAACCGTCGAAGAGTGTCTGAGCGATATAGGTGTCCGCTGTGAAGTTATCGCTTCCCTTGACAAGGATCGACGGGCAGCGACCATTGTCTCAGTTGCCGACGAGTACGACTGCGACCATGTATTCATCGCCGGGAAGAAGCGCTCGCCGACTGGGAAGGCTGTCTTCGGCGACGCTACTCAGGGGGTCATTCTCAATTTCGACGGCCACGTTACTGTCGCACTCGAATAG
- a CDS encoding GNAT family N-acetyltransferase, whose amino-acid sequence MNIRTLEHDDVTDALALSTQAGWNQLPVDWHRLLNLAPESCFGGWVGDDLVATATLATYDETVGWIGMVLVEESHRRQGYGMEMFERVLDIGRKRGLDVGLDATDAGRAVYKQVDFVDVAPIERWVGTPTVCEPPSALEVTTSEGISTTVERIDRHAVGVDRTALLDAIACEEDVSTLVISGDNLDGEGYAVIRPGRQHCHIGPFVSTSPEVTELLLQGASNVLQGESAIVDLLPDAGAEKTLFSEFGFEQQRQLTRMVYQEPLPLLTSETVVAGAGFELG is encoded by the coding sequence ATGAACATCCGGACGCTCGAACACGACGACGTCACTGATGCACTAGCGTTGTCGACGCAGGCAGGTTGGAATCAGCTCCCGGTCGACTGGCATCGGTTGCTGAACCTCGCTCCGGAAAGTTGTTTCGGGGGATGGGTCGGTGACGACCTCGTTGCGACTGCCACGCTGGCGACGTATGATGAAACAGTCGGCTGGATTGGGATGGTGCTTGTCGAAGAGAGTCACCGACGCCAGGGTTACGGGATGGAGATGTTCGAACGGGTTCTCGATATCGGTCGCAAGCGGGGTCTCGATGTCGGTCTTGATGCGACCGATGCCGGACGCGCAGTATACAAACAAGTTGACTTCGTCGACGTCGCACCTATCGAACGGTGGGTCGGAACGCCGACTGTTTGTGAACCACCGTCCGCACTCGAAGTCACTACTTCGGAGGGAATTTCGACCACCGTCGAACGAATCGACCGCCATGCTGTCGGGGTCGACCGGACTGCGCTCCTTGACGCAATCGCATGTGAAGAAGATGTCTCGACGCTCGTCATCAGCGGCGACAACCTGGATGGAGAGGGATACGCGGTGATTCGACCTGGCAGGCAACACTGTCATATCGGACCATTTGTCTCAACTTCACCTGAAGTGACGGAACTGCTCCTTCAGGGAGCATCGAATGTTCTCCAGGGCGAGAGTGCTATCGTCGATTTGCTCCCGGATGCTGGTGCGGAGAAAACACTATTCTCCGAGTTCGGTTTCGAACAGCAACGCCAACTCACTCGAATGGTCTATCAGGAACCACTGCCACTGCTGACGAGCGAGACAGTCGTCGCCGGCGCCGGTTTTGAACTTGGGTAG
- a CDS encoding sugar phosphate isomerase/epimerase family protein: protein MKLGLCTISNRELQIGDVLAVADRAGYDGVELWGGDHLGSRSDAACEDARVTAKRRGLDIPVYGSYLRPGTATYADEVERELAIAQTLEAAKIRVWAGREEYETRTEHHWERVVEDLCDLSDRAADRGLAVTVEKHGGTLTNSAVGAKQLLAAVDEENCRLNWQPLFVLPADEILTEAQELGPLANNVHLQAVPKRGLSGEHRCLLADAHYDVPAVIDALSAAGFDEYLEVEFVTDRFDYETAVTRDREYLTSLV, encoded by the coding sequence ATGAAACTCGGACTCTGTACGATCTCGAATCGGGAGTTGCAAATCGGTGACGTACTCGCGGTTGCTGACCGTGCAGGCTATGATGGCGTCGAACTGTGGGGTGGCGACCATCTCGGTAGTCGGTCGGATGCTGCGTGCGAGGATGCGCGTGTCACCGCAAAGCGCCGTGGCCTCGACATCCCGGTCTATGGATCATACCTTCGTCCTGGAACAGCCACATATGCAGATGAAGTTGAGCGCGAACTTGCCATCGCACAAACTCTGGAGGCGGCGAAAATACGTGTCTGGGCCGGACGCGAGGAGTACGAAACCCGGACTGAACATCATTGGGAGCGGGTCGTCGAGGATCTTTGTGACCTCTCGGATCGGGCCGCTGACCGCGGGCTAGCGGTGACAGTCGAAAAGCACGGCGGGACACTCACCAACAGCGCTGTCGGAGCGAAGCAACTCCTCGCAGCCGTCGACGAAGAGAACTGCCGACTCAACTGGCAACCCCTGTTTGTACTACCGGCAGACGAGATTTTGACCGAAGCGCAAGAGCTCGGACCTCTGGCGAACAACGTCCACCTCCAAGCTGTTCCGAAACGTGGGCTGAGTGGCGAACACCGATGTCTGCTCGCCGACGCCCATTACGATGTTCCGGCAGTGATTGATGCGCTCTCTGCAGCAGGTTTCGACGAGTATCTCGAAGTTGAGTTTGTCACTGACCGTTTCGATTACGAGACGGCAGTCACCCGAGATCGAGAGTATCTCACATCGTTGGTGTGA